In Saccharomyces cerevisiae S288C chromosome VIII, complete sequence, a genomic segment contains:
- a CDS encoding uncharacterized protein (hypothetical protein; may be involved in the uptake of chloride ions; does not appear to be involved in monocarboxylic acid transport; green fluorescent protein (GFP)-fusion protein localizes to the vacuole) — translation MVDDSNYLTPHETALAVVATAMKKARLQLDTLLINSILGGVLFSSGSFLLVAVYSEDPDIVARNPGIVNLITGVNFAMGLFYVVMMGADLFNSNILFFSVGVLRKAVTIYDLMISWVVSWLGNIAGSLFVSYLFGHLSGISSQKLWIIGSRQIIEQKVSYSFVQTFLKGIACNFFVCLAIYLQLMAKPIHVKFILMSFPIIDFIGIGFTHVVGDMSASFIAMLNGANVSVGKYIWKLLIPASLGNIVGGLFFSAVVPFYLHLVVVERDRKRLSLPEYEARDEQPELNMDSRVVRIQKNECDDDATETGEDLENLTEKGFASIYNTNHDNSSYFTGRSLNSLRSIPSSVITSDNVTMESDLGEPVQFIPKSNSTTRSPHLGLPHNLPHNHSIKSINRHRINKRHSLRSPPGVFPVRGMGEPLEREKTIEDATYDPKENELFLRRAETHNSAYVKNKKKEDDNLLRLVKTEEDREQKEYEKNGGYNILENKPGTRLEKIITHLAENVSSREVTPPILPRTTQDTFPHNAPASSPAYTDDAHSLRKANSTTLGGLFRAVSKEFHSSKDAESPDDLLKKMAAVGINRNARITANNVAGIVNLNKEDLDSTTRRQKITEPKNFYNRHTSPQL, via the coding sequence ATGGTTGACGACTCAAACTATCTTACACCACATGAAACTGCATTAGCGGTGGTGGCCACTGCAATGAAGAAAGCAAGACTGCAACTAGATACATTGCTAATAAATTCCATACTTGGTGGCGTTCTGTTTAGTAGTGGTTCGTTCCTATTGGTAGCGGTATATTCCGAAGATCCTGACATAGTCGCACGAAACCCGGGTATTGTGAATCTTATTACTGGTGTTAATTTCGCCATGGGACTATTCTATGTAGTAATGATGGGTGCTGACCTCTTCAACTCTAATATCCTATTTTTCTCCGTTGGAGTTCTGAGAAAAGCAGTAACTATCTATGATTTGATGATTTCGTGGGTTGTCAGTTGGTTAGGTAATATTGCTGGCTCACTTTTTGTTTCATATCTTTTTGGTCATCTTTCTGGTATTAGTTCTCAGAAGCTTTGGATAATAGGCTCACGGCAAATCATAGaacaaaaagtttcataTTCATTCGTCCAAACCTTTTTAAAAGGAATAGCgtgcaatttttttgtttgtttagCCATATATTTACAGTTAATGGCAAAACCTATTCATGTGAAGTTTATTCTAATGTCATTCCCTATCATTGACTTTATTGGTATCGGATTTACACATGTAGTCGGAGATATGTCTGCATCTTTCATTGCAATGCTTAACGGTGCAAATGTTTCAGTGGGTAAATATATATGGAAACTACTAATTCCCGCTTCTTTAGGTAACATCGTTGGAGGACTCTTTTTTAGTGCAGTCGTTCCCTTCTACTTACATTTGGTGGTTGTGGAACGTGATAGAAAGAGATTATCTTTACCAGAATACGAAGCAAGAGATGAGCAACCAGAACTGAATATGGATTCAAGAGTTGTaagaatacaaaaaaatgagtGTGACGATGATGCAACTGAAACCGGTGAAGATCTTGAAAACCTTACTGAAAAGGGCTTTGCAAGCATTTATAATACAAATCACGATAACTCGAGCTATTTCACCGGCAGAAGTCTAAATTCGCTTCGATCCATACCTTCATCAGTTATAACTTCCGACAATGTTACAATGGAATCGGACTTGGGAGAACCCGTACAATTCATACCTAAAAGTAACTCTACGACAAGATCTCCACACCTGGGGTTGCCTCACAATCTGCCTCACAATCACTCGATCAAATCTATTAACAGGCACCGTATTAACAAGCGCCACAGTTTGAGATCGCCGCCTGGTGTCTTTCCTGTAAGGGGAATGGGGGAACCGctagaaagagaaaaaacgATTGAAGATGCAACTTACGACCCTAAGGAAAATGAGCTTTTCTTAAGAAGAGCCGAAACACATAACTCCGCGTACgtgaagaataaaaaaaaggaggaTGATAACCTGTTAAGGCTAGTGAAAACTGAAGAAGATCGTGAGCAAAAGGAGtacgaaaaaaatggtggttataatattttggaaaataaacCAGGTACCAGGctagaaaaaataattacCCATCTTGCTGAAAATGTATCTTCTAGGGAAGTGACGCCTCCGATATTACCTAGAACGACACAGGATACTTTTCCTCATAACGCTCCCGCCTCGTCTCCAGCATACACAGACGATGCTCATTCATTACGTAAAGCAAACAGTACCACGTTGGGCGGACTGTTTAGGGCGGTGTCGAAAGAATTTCACTCAAGCAAGGATGCAGAAAGCCCAGATGACTTactcaaaaaaatggctGCTGTTGGCATAAACCGCAATGCTAGAATTACAGCAAATAATGTAGCCGGAATTGTTAACCTAAATAAAGAGGACCTGGACAGCACTACAAGGCggcaaaaaattactgAGCCCAAAAACTTTTATAATCGTCACACATCCCCCCAGTTATGA